A single window of Sphingobacterium sp. ML3W DNA harbors:
- a CDS encoding dipeptide epimerase — translation MSTHSDWITKDFGAFKLRFKPYTLEMRYVFTVASFSRTTTPVVLTQLEYDGVVGYGEASMPPYLGESQESVIHFLNKLDLRGFNSPFQTEELLQYIDQVMVNNTAAKAAVDIALHDLIGKLLGQPLYKIWGLDPAKTPPTSYTIGIDTEDVIRKKVMEADQFKILKVKLGLETDKMIIDTIRQCTDRPLCADVNQGWKVKEEALEMSHWLAERGVVFLEQPMPKEQVDDNAWLTAHSPIPTIADEACQRLADVPSLQGVYSGINIKLMKCTGMREAKRMAELAQTLKMKVMIGCMTETSCAISAAAQLGPLADWVDLDGALLIGNDIYDGMKVIDGNCVLSERPGIGIIAQ, via the coding sequence ATGAGCACACATTCAGATTGGATTACTAAAGATTTTGGAGCTTTCAAACTGAGGTTCAAACCGTATACACTAGAAATGCGCTATGTCTTTACTGTGGCATCGTTCAGTAGAACGACTACACCAGTGGTATTGACACAATTGGAATATGATGGAGTGGTTGGTTACGGTGAGGCGAGCATGCCTCCCTACTTGGGTGAATCGCAGGAGAGTGTCATCCATTTTCTTAACAAGTTGGATTTACGTGGATTCAACTCCCCTTTTCAAACGGAAGAACTGTTACAATACATCGATCAGGTCATGGTTAATAATACCGCAGCAAAAGCTGCGGTCGATATTGCGCTCCATGATTTAATCGGTAAACTGCTTGGACAACCCCTATACAAGATTTGGGGTTTAGATCCAGCTAAGACGCCGCCGACTTCTTATACCATCGGTATCGATACGGAAGATGTCATTCGAAAAAAAGTAATGGAAGCAGATCAGTTTAAAATTCTAAAAGTTAAATTGGGACTTGAAACTGATAAAATGATCATCGATACCATCCGTCAATGTACCGACAGACCACTTTGCGCTGATGTAAACCAAGGATGGAAGGTGAAGGAAGAGGCTTTGGAAATGTCACATTGGTTAGCGGAGCGTGGTGTTGTATTTTTGGAACAACCTATGCCAAAAGAACAAGTCGATGATAACGCTTGGCTTACAGCACACAGCCCGATTCCAACCATTGCAGATGAAGCTTGTCAACGATTGGCTGATGTACCTTCCCTGCAAGGTGTGTATTCGGGGATCAATATCAAGTTAATGAAGTGCACGGGGATGCGAGAAGCAAAACGTATGGCCGAATTGGCTCAGACTTTAAAAATGAAGGTTATGATCGGCTGTATGACGGAAACTTCATGTGCCATTTCTGCTGCTGCACAATTGGGTCCTTTGGCGGATTGGGTTGATCTCGATGGTGCACTCCTGATCGGTAATGATATTTATGATGGCATGAAAGTCATCGATGGAAATTGTGTCTTATCTGAGCGACCTGGAATAGGTATTATAGCACAATAA
- a CDS encoding GNAT family N-acetyltransferase produces the protein MDIRKTNLQDIDQVMAIIDSARGLMRASGNTVQWTNGYPSREYIQSTIDIGENYVCLVADTIVATFCFSLEPDPNYAHIEGGNWLNDQPYAVVHRLASNGQVKGIAMRCFEWCFEQCPNIRVDTHETNIPMQKVLTKLGYTRCGIIYVGDGTARVAFQKINS, from the coding sequence ATGGACATTAGAAAAACTAATTTACAGGATATAGACCAAGTCATGGCGATTATTGATAGCGCGCGAGGCTTGATGCGGGCGAGTGGCAATACGGTTCAATGGACAAATGGTTACCCATCTCGCGAATATATCCAATCTACGATTGATATTGGCGAGAATTATGTCTGTTTAGTAGCAGATACGATCGTAGCCACATTCTGTTTTTCCTTAGAACCAGACCCCAATTACGCCCATATCGAAGGCGGGAATTGGTTGAATGACCAACCCTATGCTGTTGTTCACCGTTTGGCATCAAATGGCCAAGTGAAAGGCATTGCCATGCGTTGTTTTGAATGGTGTTTTGAACAATGTCCTAATATTCGAGTGGATACCCATGAAACAAATATCCCGATGCAAAAAGTATTGACAAAATTAGGATACACACGTTGCGGTATTATTTACGTCGGTGATGGTACAGCACGTGTCGCATTTCAGAAAATCAATTCGTAA
- a CDS encoding LD-carboxypeptidase yields the protein MDKRTFLKSLGFVASSIPTLTFAQEDFFDTIGHQTKLLAQVLRKGDTIGLIAPAGVIDTEESIVLTKEIFETFGFKVKEGKYIRSRYGNLAGKDEERLADIHSMFSDQEVKAIVCIRGGAGASRLLPHIDYPLIAANPKVLLGYSDITALIMALFKKTGLVSFHGAVGISTWTNAVAQSFENQFFLNKTTTFTNPTDKGDNFIQYKERITTLTSGQAEGILLGGNLTLISGLCGSAYLPDFKNAILFLEEVDENIERVDRMFCQLKLSGILDQIKGFVFGKCTDCSPTAGYGSLTFEQVLNDYIRPLGIPAYSGAMIGHIANQFILPVGAQVRIDADQGTITLLEKVLSD from the coding sequence ATGGATAAGCGAACATTTTTAAAATCCTTGGGCTTTGTAGCGTCAAGTATTCCAACGTTAACATTTGCCCAAGAAGATTTCTTTGACACCATTGGCCATCAAACGAAACTACTCGCACAAGTCTTGCGTAAAGGAGATACAATCGGATTAATAGCTCCTGCGGGAGTTATTGATACCGAAGAATCGATCGTGCTGACAAAGGAAATATTCGAGACCTTTGGATTTAAAGTCAAAGAAGGAAAATATATCCGCAGTAGATATGGTAACCTCGCCGGTAAGGACGAAGAACGCCTAGCCGATATCCATAGCATGTTTTCAGATCAAGAAGTCAAGGCTATTGTCTGTATACGAGGTGGTGCCGGTGCTTCCCGCTTACTGCCCCATATCGATTATCCATTAATCGCCGCCAATCCAAAAGTACTGCTCGGTTACAGTGACATTACCGCACTGATCATGGCCCTATTTAAGAAAACCGGATTGGTATCCTTTCACGGAGCAGTAGGAATTAGTACCTGGACCAATGCCGTAGCCCAAAGTTTCGAAAACCAGTTTTTCCTGAATAAAACAACAACATTTACCAACCCGACTGATAAGGGAGATAATTTCATCCAATATAAAGAGCGGATCACCACCCTAACTTCAGGACAGGCAGAAGGAATCTTATTAGGAGGTAACCTGACCTTAATATCTGGACTATGCGGATCAGCCTATTTACCTGATTTTAAAAATGCCATCCTCTTTCTCGAAGAAGTCGATGAAAATATCGAACGCGTAGACCGTATGTTCTGTCAATTGAAGCTATCCGGAATCTTAGACCAGATCAAAGGATTCGTGTTTGGAAAATGTACAGATTGCAGTCCAACAGCAGGCTATGGATCCCTGACCTTCGAACAAGTGTTGAACGATTACATCAGGCCATTAGGTATACCCGCCTATTCAGGAGCGATGATAGGACATATTGCCAATCAATTTATCTTACCCGTAGGTGCACAGGTAAGAATAGATGCCGATCAAGGTACGATCACGTTGTTAGAGAAAGTGTTATCCGATTAA
- a CDS encoding SusC/RagA family TonB-linked outer membrane protein: MNKILLTSLCTMACGAFQVVHAQQIQVAGKVSDVNGTAIPDVTVAIKGTNTATSTNSNGLFTLNASQDATLIISAVGYEKQQVKVSGRKTLTISLEKEENALDEVMVVAYGTAKKSTFTGSAAVVKNDAIDKQPVTSFQNALTGRVAGLQVSTSSGQAGSTPAIRIRGIGSMGASNEPLYVIDGVPVVSGSTGQMNDYLVNSNNVMSSLNPSDIETITVLKDAAASSLYGSRAANGVIIITTKKGKNGAPKINLKSTLGFSPSWATDNNEAAPLEDQINMLYSLLYDSRIAGGLTEAAANKWVLDRFATKFGIHGYEFSTPGTSMFEKVNITGKTDGVENRDGKYYDWNKSLFRTGIFNTNDLSVSGGTDNTNYYTSLSYTQDKSRIILNDYDRISGRVNLNQKIGKYLEFGSNINIAKTKLVGMNDTRNTGSNYLLQTRNLLWPLYWPTDYKTGNEWTARYGSLAYNPLYYNKEWENSSKTSKISAVESLTLRLLPELTLKTIFSYDETESKDHIYYSAKHYNGSSTNGTVTEITSNSQKLVSSTTANYNKTFGLHNVDLLAGFEAEKNENSFVRATGKDLPSSALHTVSTAGQLDAGAYAWGNNMMSVLSRAEYNFDERYFASASFRRDGSSQLGPIPRWGNFWSVAGSWNIAKESFISQVEDINALRIRASYGVNGTLPTSNYGWRSLTSYSNKYMTQPGGALSNIADPNLTWERNYTTNLALEFGLFENKIFGTVEYFNRDSKDLIQAVPISTITGFSNTIKNIGEINNKGIEFELGSDIIKKQDFRWTASVNATFIDSKVEKLSDGQSIVWYDPTGKDDRARFIYQENQSTLAFYGLEWAGVDKTNGKNMWFTNDGTTGDFLVDGRGASYNYGDAKQTIIGNANPKVYGGINTDVEYKGLSLGLNFAYKLGGKLYDASSRDVADDGYYWERLHAQYFVDGSWSPTNMDGNFPMVSGRDLEDVNQISSRHLYDASYLRLKNISLSYKIPNDYLSKIGINSARIFFNGSNLLTFSKYKYMDPEVNQYGTRGWETPTPKTYTFGLEFNF; this comes from the coding sequence ATGAATAAAATTTTACTCACCTCGTTATGTACGATGGCTTGCGGGGCATTCCAAGTCGTACATGCACAGCAAATCCAAGTTGCGGGAAAAGTTTCAGATGTGAATGGCACTGCTATTCCAGATGTAACCGTCGCTATCAAAGGAACAAACACCGCTACATCAACAAACTCAAATGGACTGTTCACGCTAAATGCCAGTCAAGATGCAACTCTCATCATCAGTGCGGTGGGCTATGAAAAACAGCAAGTTAAAGTAAGTGGTCGCAAGACATTAACCATTTCCTTGGAAAAAGAAGAAAATGCTTTGGATGAGGTCATGGTAGTTGCTTATGGAACTGCTAAGAAAAGTACATTCACGGGTTCTGCCGCAGTTGTTAAAAATGACGCTATAGATAAACAGCCGGTCACTTCCTTTCAAAATGCTTTGACAGGTCGTGTGGCAGGCTTACAAGTCAGCACGAGTTCGGGGCAAGCAGGCTCTACACCTGCTATCCGTATCCGTGGCATCGGTTCCATGGGTGCTTCGAATGAGCCATTATATGTCATCGACGGTGTTCCCGTAGTATCGGGGTCAACTGGACAGATGAACGATTATCTGGTCAATTCAAATAATGTGATGAGTTCCTTAAATCCTTCTGATATCGAGACAATAACTGTGCTGAAAGATGCCGCGGCATCTTCTCTGTATGGTTCTCGAGCAGCAAATGGTGTTATTATCATCACGACTAAAAAAGGAAAAAATGGAGCTCCAAAAATTAACTTAAAATCTACTCTTGGATTTAGTCCGAGTTGGGCAACAGATAATAATGAAGCGGCACCACTTGAAGACCAGATCAATATGTTGTACAGTCTTCTTTATGATTCTCGTATTGCAGGAGGACTTACAGAAGCAGCTGCCAACAAGTGGGTACTCGATCGATTTGCAACGAAGTTTGGGATACATGGTTACGAGTTTTCTACTCCAGGAACATCCATGTTTGAAAAAGTAAACATTACTGGTAAAACTGATGGTGTCGAAAATCGTGATGGTAAATATTACGATTGGAACAAATCGTTATTCAGAACGGGCATCTTTAATACGAATGATCTATCAGTTAGTGGTGGAACAGATAATACGAACTACTATACTTCGCTTTCCTACACCCAAGATAAAAGTCGCATCATATTGAATGATTATGATCGTATCAGTGGACGTGTAAATCTCAACCAAAAAATCGGTAAATACTTAGAGTTTGGGTCGAATATCAATATTGCTAAAACAAAATTAGTCGGCATGAATGATACCCGAAATACCGGAAGTAATTATTTACTGCAAACGAGAAATCTGTTGTGGCCGCTCTATTGGCCTACAGATTATAAAACGGGTAATGAATGGACTGCTCGCTATGGTAGTTTAGCCTACAACCCACTTTACTATAACAAAGAATGGGAAAATAGCTCTAAAACCAGTAAAATATCTGCTGTAGAATCATTGACCTTAAGACTGCTCCCTGAATTGACGCTTAAAACGATTTTTTCATATGATGAGACAGAGTCTAAAGATCATATTTACTACAGTGCAAAACATTATAACGGATCGTCTACAAATGGTACTGTAACTGAAATCACATCGAACAGTCAAAAATTAGTTTCGTCGACTACAGCCAACTATAATAAAACATTTGGACTCCATAATGTGGATTTATTAGCAGGTTTTGAAGCCGAAAAAAATGAGAATAGCTTCGTCCGTGCAACTGGAAAAGACTTACCTTCTTCCGCTTTACATACCGTCTCTACCGCGGGACAATTGGATGCAGGAGCTTATGCTTGGGGCAACAATATGATGTCCGTATTATCACGTGCTGAATATAACTTTGATGAACGCTACTTTGCTTCGGCATCTTTTCGTAGGGATGGTTCTTCTCAATTAGGCCCTATACCTCGCTGGGGTAACTTTTGGTCAGTAGCTGGCTCTTGGAACATTGCTAAAGAAAGTTTTATTTCTCAAGTAGAAGATATCAATGCTTTGAGGATAAGAGCTTCATATGGTGTAAATGGCACTTTACCAACTTCAAATTATGGTTGGCGATCATTGACGAGCTATTCCAATAAATACATGACACAACCGGGTGGCGCTTTAAGTAATATAGCTGACCCTAACCTCACTTGGGAAAGAAATTATACAACCAATCTTGCGTTAGAATTCGGTTTGTTTGAAAATAAAATATTCGGTACCGTTGAATATTTCAATAGAGATTCAAAAGACCTCATCCAAGCAGTCCCTATTTCGACTATAACTGGCTTCTCCAATACGATAAAAAACATTGGTGAAATCAACAATAAAGGAATTGAATTTGAATTAGGCTCCGATATCATCAAAAAACAGGATTTCAGATGGACTGCAAGTGTTAATGCTACATTTATTGATTCTAAAGTTGAAAAATTAAGTGATGGTCAATCAATTGTTTGGTACGATCCAACAGGTAAAGACGATCGAGCTCGTTTCATTTATCAAGAAAATCAATCGACATTGGCATTCTATGGTTTAGAATGGGCAGGTGTTGATAAAACAAATGGTAAAAACATGTGGTTTACGAATGATGGCACAACAGGCGACTTCTTAGTAGATGGCAGAGGTGCGTCTTATAATTATGGTGATGCAAAACAAACCATCATCGGTAACGCTAACCCAAAAGTTTATGGAGGTATCAATACGGATGTGGAATATAAAGGACTATCATTGGGCTTAAATTTTGCGTATAAACTAGGTGGTAAATTATACGATGCTAGTTCCCGTGATGTAGCTGATGATGGCTACTATTGGGAAAGACTTCACGCACAATACTTTGTTGATGGGTCATGGTCACCTACCAATATGGATGGTAACTTCCCTATGGTTTCTGGTCGAGATCTAGAAGATGTCAATCAAATCAGTAGCCGCCACCTCTATGATGCTTCATATTTACGATTGAAAAACATTTCATTGTCCTATAAAATTCCCAATGATTATTTGAGCAAAATAGGTATTAACAGTGCCCGTATTTTCTTTAATGGAAGTAATCTTTTGACTTTCTCAAAATACAAATATATGGACCCGGAGGTTAATCAGTATGGTACACGTGGATGGGAAACACCCACTCCTAAAACCTATACATTTGGATTAGAATTTAATTTTTAA
- a CDS encoding RagB/SusD family nutrient uptake outer membrane protein, with product MRKLFIASCIFISVSVSSCKDFLDVKPTNSGDAETSIQTAADAKVIVNGVMSILSNRDYYGRNFPLYADVKGGDFTIFAAGRGFDYLYTFNHSASSNSYSGVWTQGFNGIAQINNLLARIETLKAEGSLEDFKSYEGQALTSRALINFDLVRLYGEPYNEDKTAWGIPNITTKLVSNAQELRSKVEDNYKQILIDLKAAETLLPKTKLNGYLNYYANKALQARVYLYMEDYPNALAAAKEVIDSKVYTLYSNAEWVDSWKSEFGSESIFELAIYPNESDLVNASFGAYFRRSYHGSSAIIGNFLASDYLLNRLKEDSEDVRWGVMARDETSATRLGSIYKYSGGINLEGDKKSSNSTAVNFKVIRLSEVYLMAAEAALKSDKALAATYLNAIHMRSPNLALADATTINLDMIADERSKELAGEGHRFFDMIRWNKTIEFNDELGSINTTNRGKTIDRKSNKTILPIFLDEMNTNPGIAAQQNPGY from the coding sequence ATGAGAAAATTATTTATTGCTTCGTGCATCTTTATATCCGTTTCAGTTTCATCCTGTAAGGACTTCTTAGACGTTAAACCTACAAATTCCGGAGATGCTGAAACCTCCATACAAACGGCTGCTGACGCCAAAGTTATTGTCAATGGCGTGATGAGCATTCTTTCAAATCGAGATTATTATGGTCGAAATTTTCCATTGTATGCCGATGTTAAAGGTGGTGATTTCACTATTTTCGCTGCTGGTCGAGGTTTTGATTATTTGTATACTTTTAACCATAGTGCTTCTTCCAATAGCTATTCTGGTGTTTGGACACAAGGCTTCAATGGTATCGCACAGATCAACAATTTGTTAGCGAGAATTGAAACTTTAAAAGCAGAGGGATCATTGGAAGACTTTAAGTCGTATGAAGGTCAAGCATTAACAAGCCGTGCATTGATTAATTTTGATTTAGTTCGTTTGTATGGAGAACCTTACAATGAGGATAAAACTGCTTGGGGGATTCCAAATATTACAACAAAGTTAGTGTCAAATGCACAAGAATTGAGGTCAAAAGTTGAAGATAACTACAAACAGATATTGATAGATCTAAAAGCTGCTGAAACCTTACTGCCAAAAACTAAATTGAATGGCTATTTAAATTATTATGCCAACAAAGCATTACAAGCACGTGTATATTTATACATGGAAGACTATCCTAATGCTTTGGCTGCTGCAAAAGAAGTAATCGATTCAAAAGTATATACCTTATATAGTAATGCGGAGTGGGTTGACTCTTGGAAATCAGAGTTTGGTAGCGAGTCCATCTTTGAATTGGCGATTTATCCGAATGAAAGCGATTTAGTAAATGCCTCTTTTGGTGCATATTTCAGAAGATCTTACCATGGAAGTTCTGCTATTATAGGAAATTTCTTAGCGAGTGATTATTTATTAAATCGTCTAAAAGAAGATTCTGAAGATGTACGTTGGGGAGTCATGGCTAGGGATGAGACCTCCGCTACACGACTTGGTTCAATCTACAAATACAGTGGTGGTATCAATTTGGAGGGCGACAAAAAATCTTCAAATAGTACTGCTGTCAACTTTAAAGTTATCCGTCTTTCTGAAGTGTACTTAATGGCAGCAGAGGCCGCATTAAAATCAGACAAAGCACTTGCTGCAACTTATTTAAATGCTATCCATATGCGCTCACCTAATTTAGCTCTTGCAGATGCCACTACGATTAATTTAGATATGATCGCAGATGAAAGAAGTAAGGAATTAGCTGGTGAAGGTCATCGATTTTTTGATATGATCCGTTGGAATAAAACCATTGAATTTAATGACGAACTGGGTTCAATTAATACCACTAATCGAGGGAAAACAATTGATAGAAAGTCTAATAAAACAATTCTTCCTATTTTCCTTGATGAAATGAACACTAACCCAGGTATTGCCGCACAACAAAACCCAGGATACTAA
- a CDS encoding N(4)-(beta-N-acetylglucosaminyl)-L-asparaginase, which translates to MSSRRQFIKKGIIGATALGSIETLSSFSTVSKKAGVKPIVISTWDFGIAANQAAWEVLKNGGKAIDAVEQGVRVPEADLKNMTVGKGGYPDRDGFVTLDACIMDSEGNCGSVAALEHIAHPISVARLVMDKTPHVMLAGDGALQFALENGFEKEDLLTPEGEKAWKEWLKEKQYKPIMNIENKSFAVERLPGNQYNHDTIGMLALDAEGNLSGACTTSGMAFKMHGRVGDSPIIGAGLYVDNEVGGATSTGVGEEVIRTVGSFLVVELMRQGYSPEDACKEAVKRIVKKKPNIAKDIQVGFLALNKKGEYGSYALQKGFSYAVCHKEKQDLLIPGTYYYKS; encoded by the coding sequence ATGAGTTCAAGACGCCAATTTATTAAGAAGGGTATTATTGGAGCAACTGCCTTAGGTTCAATAGAAACATTATCAAGCTTTTCCACTGTCAGTAAAAAAGCTGGAGTAAAGCCTATTGTTATTTCGACATGGGATTTTGGTATTGCAGCCAATCAAGCAGCGTGGGAAGTGCTTAAAAATGGTGGAAAAGCCATTGATGCCGTAGAGCAAGGCGTCCGCGTACCCGAAGCTGATTTGAAAAATATGACGGTAGGTAAAGGTGGCTATCCTGATCGTGATGGATTTGTGACGCTAGATGCTTGTATTATGGATTCAGAAGGAAACTGTGGGTCGGTAGCCGCATTAGAGCATATCGCTCATCCCATATCTGTCGCCCGTCTTGTTATGGACAAAACACCACATGTGATGTTGGCCGGTGATGGGGCATTGCAATTCGCATTGGAAAATGGTTTTGAAAAAGAAGATCTATTGACCCCTGAAGGAGAAAAAGCGTGGAAAGAATGGCTGAAAGAAAAACAGTATAAACCGATTATGAATATTGAAAATAAGTCTTTCGCTGTCGAGCGTTTGCCTGGCAATCAATATAATCACGATACGATTGGTATGTTGGCACTGGATGCCGAAGGAAATCTTTCGGGAGCCTGTACCACCAGTGGCATGGCCTTTAAAATGCATGGACGCGTAGGAGATAGCCCTATTATTGGAGCAGGTCTGTATGTAGATAATGAAGTAGGAGGGGCAACATCCACTGGCGTAGGGGAAGAGGTGATCCGTACGGTAGGAAGTTTTCTTGTAGTCGAACTGATGCGTCAGGGATATTCACCAGAAGATGCCTGTAAAGAAGCAGTCAAACGTATCGTGAAAAAGAAACCGAATATTGCCAAAGATATCCAAGTTGGATTTTTGGCGCTCAATAAGAAGGGTGAATATGGATCTTATGCTTTACAAAAAGGTTTTTCTTACGCTGTTTGTCATAAAGAAAAACAAGATCTCTTAATTCCAGGGACTTATTATTATAAAAGCTAA
- a CDS encoding NlpC/P60 family protein produces MTNKLRYAILSCAGFFMINHAFSQQVDSTIYYQVKELQENVRKEFAPDKRTKIFALTKTVVAENEYEIETTEPAAKAAFEQRFKNIPAKVAVTLLPEQNLGNKWVGIVNLSVANMRTKPDHAAEMASQVLMGTQVDILQKDRGDYRIRTPEGYIAWIPTSSITAMTKEEAKQWNEQPKIIYTSEFGKSLSEPNTQSQRVSDLVYGDILVLKGEKNNYFEVSYPDGRKAYIKKDEALSLKKWIDSRNPTAENLISSAKTMLGLPYLWGGTSVKGVDCSGFTKTAYFMNGYVIPRDASQQVLAGETVDILDSEGHFDPEKALKNLKPADLLFFAAGKNTNPNARVTHVAIYMGNGTFIHAAGSVRINSMLKDAANYDDFQTRTVVAAKRYLGANDAQIQQVQHNSYYSIK; encoded by the coding sequence ATGACAAACAAACTTAGATATGCTATCCTCAGCTGTGCAGGCTTTTTCATGATTAATCATGCTTTTTCACAACAAGTTGATTCAACCATTTATTATCAGGTTAAAGAACTGCAAGAAAACGTAAGGAAAGAATTTGCACCTGATAAACGCACTAAAATATTTGCGCTCACAAAAACTGTAGTTGCAGAAAATGAGTATGAAATTGAAACAACAGAGCCTGCTGCTAAAGCAGCTTTCGAACAACGGTTCAAAAATATCCCTGCTAAGGTAGCAGTAACCCTTCTTCCTGAACAAAACCTCGGTAATAAATGGGTCGGTATTGTCAACCTATCGGTTGCCAATATGAGAACCAAGCCCGACCATGCTGCTGAGATGGCCAGTCAGGTATTGATGGGGACACAGGTCGATATCCTACAAAAAGATCGTGGTGATTATCGTATCCGTACGCCAGAGGGGTATATTGCCTGGATCCCGACTTCTTCCATCACAGCCATGACCAAGGAAGAGGCTAAACAATGGAATGAACAGCCTAAAATAATCTATACTTCCGAATTTGGGAAATCACTATCGGAGCCCAATACACAAAGTCAACGCGTTTCAGATCTTGTTTATGGTGATATTTTAGTCCTTAAAGGAGAGAAGAATAATTATTTTGAGGTCTCCTATCCTGATGGACGTAAAGCTTATATTAAAAAGGATGAGGCTTTATCTTTAAAAAAATGGATTGATTCTCGTAATCCAACTGCTGAAAATTTAATTTCAAGTGCGAAGACCATGTTGGGATTACCTTATCTATGGGGGGGAACATCTGTGAAAGGTGTGGATTGCAGTGGCTTCACTAAAACAGCTTATTTTATGAATGGCTACGTGATTCCCCGCGATGCTTCGCAACAGGTATTGGCTGGTGAAACCGTGGATATTCTCGATTCAGAAGGGCACTTTGACCCCGAAAAAGCACTTAAAAATCTAAAACCTGCCGACCTCTTATTTTTTGCTGCAGGAAAGAACACGAATCCAAATGCGCGCGTAACGCATGTAGCTATCTATATGGGCAATGGGACTTTTATACATGCAGCTGGATCTGTACGGATCAACAGTATGTTGAAAGATGCTGCCAATTATGATGATTTCCAGACACGAACCGTAGTTGCTGCTAAAAGATACCTCGGTGCAAATGACGCTCAAATACAACAAGTACAGCATAACAGCTATTATAGTATCAAATAA
- a CDS encoding M14 family zinc carboxypeptidase produces MNLNKQEFEDAYVRYKEHALQSRRFKHQAVVDLINKHQDRQVLHVTPIGKSVQQRAIYELTYGQGKKKVMLWSQMHGDEPTATMALFDLFNFLEGKDDSFEPIRTILQSQLEIHFIPMLNPDGAEVYTRRNAQHIDLNRDARDTATPEGKVLRSRAELIKPHFGFNLHDQNIYYNVPETKTPVTISLLAPAYNWEREVNEVRGNAMKIIAGMNHTLQEYIPGAVAKYDDEHAPRAFGDNFQKWGASTILIESGAFAGDTEKQEIRKLNFIVILSALLQIAEDSYQQYSIAEYQQIPVNASQLHDVVLRRVATVSHGLPLQVDIAIRRDEITIGEDYYAKGYIEDIGDLHDFFGYEDLDLTGFELVEGKIYETLFHDISDLEKLDIKDLLKQGYAAVKITHSPAEPLHHYPINVLSKGQMQSLRTLNLGKEANFFLKKDEEIRYAVINGYLIDLDKKLPDHMKQVVR; encoded by the coding sequence ATGAATTTGAATAAACAAGAATTCGAGGATGCATATGTTCGTTATAAAGAACATGCATTACAGTCGCGAAGATTTAAACATCAGGCTGTTGTCGATCTAATCAATAAGCATCAAGACCGTCAAGTCTTACACGTTACCCCAATAGGGAAGTCCGTACAGCAGCGCGCTATTTACGAGCTGACCTACGGACAAGGGAAAAAGAAAGTCATGCTCTGGTCCCAAATGCATGGCGATGAGCCTACCGCAACGATGGCACTTTTTGATCTGTTCAATTTCTTGGAAGGAAAAGATGATTCATTCGAACCCATCAGAACCATACTCCAGTCACAACTAGAAATTCACTTTATCCCCATGCTCAATCCCGATGGAGCAGAAGTATATACCAGAAGAAATGCTCAGCATATCGATTTGAATCGCGATGCTCGTGATACCGCAACACCAGAAGGTAAGGTACTGAGAAGTCGAGCAGAACTTATCAAGCCCCATTTTGGATTCAATCTGCACGATCAAAATATTTATTATAATGTTCCAGAAACTAAAACGCCAGTTACCATTTCCCTATTAGCACCAGCCTATAATTGGGAACGGGAAGTCAATGAAGTGCGTGGCAATGCCATGAAAATTATAGCAGGTATGAATCATACCTTACAAGAGTACATCCCCGGTGCAGTAGCCAAGTATGACGATGAACATGCACCACGAGCTTTTGGTGATAATTTTCAGAAGTGGGGAGCCAGTACGATATTGATAGAATCTGGAGCCTTTGCTGGTGATACTGAAAAACAAGAAATCAGAAAGTTGAATTTTATAGTCATCCTAAGTGCGCTACTACAAATAGCAGAGGATAGTTATCAGCAATATTCCATCGCGGAGTATCAACAGATTCCTGTCAATGCCTCACAATTACACGATGTAGTCTTACGTCGCGTGGCAACAGTTTCACATGGATTACCGCTTCAAGTAGATATTGCCATTCGCCGTGATGAAATTACCATTGGGGAAGATTATTATGCAAAAGGTTATATTGAGGATATAGGAGATCTGCATGATTTTTTTGGTTACGAAGATCTGGATCTAACCGGATTTGAACTGGTCGAAGGCAAAATATATGAAACGCTATTTCACGATATCAGCGATCTAGAAAAATTGGATATCAAAGATTTGCTCAAACAGGGATATGCAGCTGTGAAAATAACACATTCTCCAGCGGAACCTTTACACCATTACCCAATCAATGTTTTATCAAAAGGGCAGATGCAGAGCTTGAGGACGTTAAACCTTGGAAAGGAAGCTAATTTTTTCTTGAAAAAAGATGAAGAGATACGATATGCCGTGATCAACGGTTATTTGATTGATTTGGACAAGAAGCTGCCGGATCATATGAAGCAAGTGGTACGCTGA